A single genomic interval of Christensenellaceae bacterium 44-20 harbors:
- a CDS encoding tRNA (cytidine(34)-2'-O)-methyltransferase has translation MLNIVLVEPEIPGNTGNISRTCAILGAHLHLIEPLGFSIDEKHLKRAGLDYWDKLKLTVYPDLDAFYAQNPGGDFYYFSTKASRTYTQVRYQEQSYLIFGKETKGLPEEIVYGNPERAVRIPMREGLRSLNLANSVAIAAYEAARQMGFPDLR, from the coding sequence ATGCTTAATATCGTGTTAGTCGAGCCGGAGATTCCGGGCAATACGGGAAATATTTCCCGCACCTGCGCCATTTTAGGCGCGCATCTGCATCTCATCGAGCCGCTGGGCTTTTCCATCGATGAAAAACACCTGAAGCGGGCCGGCCTGGATTACTGGGATAAGCTAAAGCTCACGGTTTACCCGGATCTTGATGCCTTTTATGCGCAAAACCCGGGCGGCGATTTCTACTATTTCTCCACCAAAGCCAGCCGGACGTATACACAGGTGCGCTATCAGGAGCAGAGCTACCTGATTTTCGGCAAAGAGACAAAAGGGCTGCCCGAGGAGATCGTCTATGGCAATCCTGAGCGTGCTGTGCGCATTCCCATGCGGGAAGGGCTGCGCTCGCTCAATCTGGCCAACTCTGTGGCCATTGCGGCCTATGAAGCGGCGCGGCAGATGGGCTTTCCGGATCTGAGATAG
- a CDS encoding DUF362 domain-containing protein, translating into MERAALVSCADYEEKTVDRALDEALSLLGGLEQWVRPGMRVAIKPNLVHKSRPEQCAVTHPAIVAAVARRVIALGAEAVLAESPGGAYNQSVLKGVYAASGMQEAARQTGMRLNFDCGQQTVHSEQAAVYREMPILTPLAQADLVINIAKLKSHTLTVYSGATKNLYGAIPGLVKAELHFRFQSREAFADMLVDIAQTVAPQLSIIDGVWGMEGEGPGTGDPRHMGVLVASASPYAADDAAVRLLGFERGEIPVLAAAEKRGLLGQVQVVGEKIEEHLVEKFVRASDSDGSLAGAKLPGWLARPISRWLALKPKILPKQCVGCGICANVCPAHVIKTKGGRAHIAKKNCIRCFCCMEFCPKKAVAPYRPWLFRAAIALTSGRKGEKHA; encoded by the coding sequence TTGGAGAGAGCAGCGCTTGTTTCCTGCGCGGATTATGAGGAGAAAACGGTAGACAGGGCTTTGGACGAAGCCCTGTCTTTGCTTGGCGGGCTGGAGCAATGGGTTCGGCCGGGCATGCGGGTGGCGATCAAGCCCAATCTGGTGCATAAAAGCAGGCCGGAGCAGTGCGCCGTAACGCACCCGGCCATCGTCGCGGCGGTGGCCCGGCGGGTGATCGCCCTGGGGGCGGAGGCGGTTTTGGCCGAAAGCCCGGGCGGGGCGTATAACCAGAGCGTGCTCAAAGGCGTCTATGCGGCATCCGGCATGCAGGAGGCCGCCCGGCAGACGGGCATGCGGCTCAATTTCGACTGCGGCCAGCAGACGGTGCACAGCGAGCAGGCGGCGGTTTACCGGGAAATGCCAATTTTAACGCCGCTGGCTCAGGCAGATCTCGTCATCAACATCGCCAAGCTCAAAAGCCATACGCTGACCGTCTATTCCGGCGCAACCAAGAATTTATACGGCGCAATTCCGGGGCTGGTCAAAGCCGAACTGCATTTCCGCTTTCAGAGCCGCGAAGCCTTTGCGGATATGCTGGTGGATATTGCGCAGACGGTCGCGCCTCAGCTCTCCATCATCGATGGCGTCTGGGGCATGGAAGGGGAGGGCCCGGGCACGGGAGACCCCCGGCATATGGGCGTGCTTGTGGCATCGGCCTCGCCCTACGCGGCGGATGATGCGGCAGTGCGGCTTTTGGGATTTGAACGCGGGGAAATCCCGGTGCTGGCCGCGGCGGAAAAACGCGGGCTGTTGGGGCAGGTGCAGGTCGTCGGGGAGAAGATAGAAGAGCATCTGGTGGAAAAATTCGTCCGGGCCAGCGATTCGGATGGCAGCCTGGCCGGGGCAAAGCTGCCCGGCTGGCTCGCGCGGCCGATCTCGCGCTGGCTGGCGCTCAAGCCCAAAATCCTGCCGAAGCAGTGCGTGGGCTGCGGTATCTGCGCCAACGTCTGCCCGGCGCATGTGATAAAAACAAAGGGCGGCAGAGCCCATATCGCAAAGAAAAACTGCATCCGTTGTTTTTGCTGTATGGAGTTTTGCCCCAAAAAGGCCGTCGCGCCCTACCGCCCTTGGCTGTTTCGGGCGGCCATCGCGCTGACCAGCGGAAGGAAGGGGGAGAAACATGCTTAA
- a CDS encoding Cof-type HAD-IIB family hydrolase has translation MQKLEQIKLLAIDMDGTLVTSKKEITPRTADALRAAMQKGIEISIATGRYTTYLFDILRPLGITGPAVMGNGAAVMDENKVYFHSLISEADLRQISALCQKERAALFVNVEGYTCCLDNDYTMQAARHWAADRPDNDIMATLHFYQDPEKLLADVIGKTGKLIVLHFEEKRARELIEIFQRQSNLGVVYSEFGHIDLANPGLTKLSGLKMVMQMKGLKPEQVMAFGDGENDIEMIEYAGFGVAMGNACPGAKAAADYIAPGNDEEGVAKTIEKFLL, from the coding sequence GTGCAAAAACTAGAGCAAATTAAGCTGCTGGCCATCGATATGGACGGCACTTTGGTAACGTCAAAAAAGGAGATCACGCCCCGCACGGCAGATGCCCTGCGCGCCGCAATGCAAAAGGGCATCGAGATTTCCATCGCGACTGGCCGGTATACGACGTATCTTTTCGATATCCTGCGACCGCTGGGCATCACAGGGCCGGCAGTGATGGGCAACGGCGCGGCGGTGATGGATGAAAACAAAGTATATTTTCACTCGCTGATTTCAGAGGCGGATCTGCGGCAGATTTCCGCACTCTGCCAAAAAGAGCGGGCGGCGCTGTTTGTCAACGTCGAGGGGTATACCTGCTGCCTGGACAACGATTACACCATGCAGGCCGCCCGGCACTGGGCCGCGGATCGCCCGGATAACGATATTATGGCGACCCTGCATTTTTATCAGGATCCGGAAAAACTGCTGGCGGATGTCATCGGAAAAACGGGCAAGCTCATCGTCCTGCATTTTGAGGAAAAGCGCGCCCGGGAGCTCATCGAGATTTTCCAGCGGCAGAGCAATCTGGGCGTGGTCTATTCCGAGTTCGGGCATATCGACCTGGCCAATCCCGGGCTGACCAAGCTTTCCGGGCTGAAGATGGTGATGCAAATGAAGGGGCTGAAGCCAGAGCAGGTGATGGCATTTGGCGATGGTGAAAACGACATCGAGATGATCGAGTATGCCGGATTTGGCGTGGCCATGGGCAATGCCTGCCCCGGGGCAAAGGCCGCGGCGGATTATATCGCGCCGGGCAACGATGAAGAGGGCGTCGCCAAAACCATCGAAAAATTCCTGTTATAG
- a CDS encoding aminotransferase class I/II-fold pyridoxal phosphate-dependent enzyme, with translation MNRETLVASHIAAVPPSGIRKFFDIASDMKNVISLSVGEPDFVTPWNVRAAAISSIEQGRTHYTSNLGMPELRDLIEKYLASRYNVHYPASRILVTVGASEALDLAFRALIEPGDEVLIPAPSYVSYEPGVAFCHGVPVPVETGEAEDFTLTPEQIERAITPKTKAIVIPYPNNPTGAIMTREQLDAIRPVIVKHNLFVIADEIYSELTYGGRHASFAEGMEERTLLINGFSKAFAMTGWRLGYACGPADVIAAMVKIHQYTMLCAPIMSQVAGIEALKDEMESGFPQVADMVRNYNRRRTLVVESFREMGLSCFEPRGAFYAFPSIKSTGLSSEEFCKRLIFEKSVACVPGTAFGQSGEGYIRCSYAASMENIIEALKRIREFVEACKN, from the coding sequence GTGAACAGGGAAACACTCGTGGCTTCGCATATCGCGGCGGTGCCGCCTTCGGGCATCCGCAAGTTCTTCGATATTGCGAGCGATATGAAAAATGTCATCTCGCTCTCGGTGGGCGAGCCGGATTTCGTTACCCCGTGGAATGTGCGTGCGGCGGCCATCAGCTCCATTGAGCAGGGGCGCACGCACTATACTTCCAACCTCGGTATGCCCGAGCTGCGGGATCTGATCGAGAAATACCTGGCCTCGCGCTACAATGTGCACTATCCCGCCAGCCGGATTCTCGTAACCGTCGGGGCCAGCGAGGCGCTGGATCTGGCATTTCGGGCGCTCATCGAGCCGGGAGACGAGGTGTTGATCCCGGCGCCCTCCTATGTCTCCTATGAGCCGGGCGTGGCTTTCTGCCATGGCGTTCCTGTCCCGGTGGAGACGGGCGAAGCCGAGGATTTCACGCTGACGCCCGAGCAGATTGAGCGGGCCATCACGCCAAAAACCAAGGCCATCGTCATCCCCTATCCCAACAACCCCACCGGCGCGATTATGACGCGCGAACAGCTAGACGCCATCCGCCCGGTGATCGTAAAGCACAATCTGTTTGTCATTGCAGACGAGATCTATTCCGAGCTGACGTACGGCGGCAGGCATGCCTCCTTTGCCGAGGGCATGGAGGAGCGGACGCTGCTCATCAACGGATTTTCCAAGGCTTTCGCAATGACGGGCTGGCGGCTGGGCTATGCCTGCGGGCCGGCGGATGTCATCGCGGCGATGGTCAAAATCCATCAGTATACCATGCTGTGCGCGCCGATCATGAGCCAGGTGGCCGGCATCGAGGCGCTGAAGGATGAGATGGAGAGCGGCTTCCCGCAGGTGGCGGATATGGTGCGCAACTATAACCGGCGGCGGACGCTGGTCGTCGAGAGCTTCCGGGAGATGGGGCTCTCCTGCTTCGAGCCCAGAGGCGCGTTCTATGCTTTTCCAAGCATCAAGAGCACGGGGCTTTCCTCCGAGGAATTCTGCAAGCGGCTGATTTTTGAAAAGAGCGTGGCCTGCGTGCCCGGGACGGCCTTTGGGCAGAGCGGCGAGGGGTATATCCGCTGTTCCTATGCGGCCTCTATGGAAAACATCATCGAAGCGTTAAAACGGATACGGGAGTTTGTGGAAGCGTGCAAAAACTAG
- a CDS encoding Lrp/AsnC family transcriptional regulator yields the protein MELKKEILEILRADAKIENKNIAAMLGATEQEVAAAIREMEEAGIILRYGITVNSELLGEDAPAEALIEIKVAPKLDFGYDDIARRIDKFPEVKSLYLMSGRCDLAIRVECKAMKDISKFVWEKLSVLEGVTSTETLFIMRKYKENGEILVGDEKEERLVVTP from the coding sequence ATGGAGCTGAAGAAAGAGATTCTCGAAATTCTGCGGGCAGATGCGAAGATTGAGAATAAAAACATCGCCGCGATGCTGGGCGCAACGGAGCAGGAAGTGGCGGCCGCCATCCGGGAAATGGAAGAAGCAGGCATTATTCTGCGCTATGGCATCACGGTCAATTCCGAGCTTTTGGGGGAGGATGCCCCGGCCGAAGCGCTGATTGAGATAAAAGTTGCGCCAAAGCTGGATTTTGGATACGACGATATTGCCCGGCGCATCGATAAGTTCCCGGAAGTCAAATCGCTGTATCTGATGTCTGGCCGGTGCGATCTGGCCATTCGGGTCGAGTGCAAAGCCATGAAGGATATCTCCAAATTCGTCTGGGAGAAGCTCTCTGTGCTCGAAGGCGTAACCAGCACGGAGACGCTGTTCATCATGCGCAAATACAAGGAGAACGGCGAAATCCTGGTGGGCGATGAGAAGGAAGAAAGATTGGTGGTGACGCCGTGA
- a CDS encoding 2-isopropylmalate synthase has protein sequence MEKQYRRTNLLQENDYHYTLQDVEQPVLFRDVFPYDQIPKTRFNHRVVPQYVPDEIWITDTTFRDGQQAMAPFTPKQIRDLYQLMHRLGGENGIIRQSEFFVYTEKDREALALCQDLGYEFPEITTWIRASKKDFELVKNLGIKETGILVSCSDYHIFNKMGLTRKQAMDKYLGIVKDALALGIRPRCHFEDITRADFYGFVVPFANELMRLMADAKIPIKIRMCDTMGYGVPYPGAALPRSVPGIVYGLRFYSGVPSELLEWHGHNDFYKVEVNAATAWMYGAASVNCSLLGIGERTGNCPLEAMAIEYAELRGRTDGMDLSVITEIADYFEQEIGYHIDPRTPFVGEHFNATRAGIHADGMMKDEEIYNIFDTDKILNNPAKVLIGEHSGAAGIAHWLNTTFRLPEGRKVDKRGALVDGIRKAIDAEYQKGRNTTFSDAELLAMAKAVDAQAVAEMEAIRKGK, from the coding sequence TTGGAAAAACAGTATCGACGCACAAACCTATTGCAGGAAAATGACTACCACTACACGCTTCAGGATGTGGAGCAGCCTGTGCTGTTCCGGGATGTTTTCCCCTATGATCAGATCCCCAAAACGCGGTTCAACCACCGCGTCGTGCCGCAGTATGTGCCGGATGAGATCTGGATTACGGACACGACCTTCCGGGATGGGCAGCAGGCCATGGCGCCTTTTACTCCAAAGCAGATCCGGGATCTCTACCAGCTGATGCACCGGCTGGGCGGGGAAAACGGCATCATCCGGCAGAGCGAGTTTTTTGTCTATACCGAAAAAGACCGGGAAGCCCTGGCGCTTTGCCAGGATCTGGGCTATGAATTCCCCGAAATTACAACCTGGATCCGCGCCAGCAAGAAGGATTTTGAGCTGGTGAAAAACCTGGGCATCAAGGAGACGGGCATTTTGGTCTCCTGCTCGGATTACCACATCTTCAATAAGATGGGGCTGACGAGAAAACAGGCGATGGATAAATACCTGGGCATCGTCAAAGATGCGCTGGCGCTGGGCATTCGGCCGCGCTGCCACTTTGAGGATATCACCCGGGCGGATTTCTACGGCTTTGTCGTCCCCTTTGCCAACGAGCTCATGCGGCTCATGGCGGATGCGAAAATTCCGATCAAGATTCGCATGTGCGATACCATGGGCTATGGCGTGCCCTATCCGGGCGCGGCGCTGCCCCGCAGCGTGCCCGGCATCGTCTATGGCCTGCGCTTCTATTCGGGCGTGCCTTCCGAGCTGCTCGAATGGCATGGGCATAACGATTTCTATAAGGTGGAAGTCAACGCGGCGACGGCCTGGATGTATGGCGCGGCCTCGGTCAACTGCTCGCTGCTGGGCATTGGCGAGCGCACGGGCAACTGCCCGCTGGAGGCCATGGCCATCGAATATGCCGAGCTGCGCGGGCGCACGGACGGCATGGATCTCTCGGTCATCACCGAGATCGCCGATTATTTCGAGCAGGAAATTGGCTATCATATCGATCCGCGCACGCCTTTTGTGGGCGAGCATTTCAATGCCACCCGGGCGGGCATCCATGCCGACGGCATGATGAAGGATGAGGAGATCTATAATATCTTCGATACGGATAAGATTTTAAACAACCCGGCCAAGGTTCTGATCGGCGAGCATTCGGGCGCTGCGGGCATCGCGCATTGGCTGAACACCACGTTCCGGCTGCCCGAGGGCAGGAAAGTGGATAAGCGGGGCGCGCTGGTGGACGGCATCCGCAAGGCCATCGACGCGGAATACCAAAAGGGCCGCAACACGACCTTCTCGGATGCGGAGCTTCTGGCCATGGCAAAGGCTGTGGATGCGCAGGCTGTTGCCGAAATGGAAGCGATCCGCAAAGGAAAATAG
- a CDS encoding pyridoxal phosphate-dependent aminotransferase: MQVSNKAQAISPSLTLGINALSSELRAQGKDVVGFGVGEPDFDTPAYIRQAAIEAIESGKTRYTPVPGIMELRQAACDRYEHKYGLKFAPAQVVVSSGAKECLYNAFQVILNPGDEVIIISPYWLTYPEQVKMAGGVPVFVQAREENDFQPELADLERAVSDHTRAIILNNPSNPCGNVYSRQALEEIAQFAKAHDLYIISDEIYDELVYGKQALSIASISEDAKERTIIINGASKAYAMTGWRIGYLIAPAQVAKLCASYQGHSTSNACSISQYATLAAMRGPQEDMEKMVSIFAQRAQLIYELLSEIPGVSCRMPRGAFYIFVNIAGLYGKKYHGQKISGSVQFSEALLQEKLVAVVPGVAFGADGFIRLSYATSEENIKKGVSRLREFCQELE, from the coding sequence ATGCAAGTTTCAAACAAGGCACAGGCAATCAGCCCATCTCTCACACTGGGCATCAACGCACTTTCCAGCGAGCTTAGGGCGCAGGGGAAAGATGTGGTTGGATTTGGTGTTGGGGAACCGGATTTTGATACGCCGGCCTATATTCGCCAGGCGGCCATTGAGGCCATCGAATCTGGAAAAACCAGATATACGCCCGTCCCTGGCATCATGGAATTGCGGCAGGCCGCATGCGATCGCTATGAGCATAAATACGGCCTGAAGTTTGCACCGGCGCAGGTGGTGGTCTCCAGCGGCGCAAAGGAATGCCTCTATAATGCCTTTCAGGTGATTTTGAACCCGGGAGACGAGGTCATCATCATCTCTCCCTATTGGCTGACTTATCCGGAGCAAGTCAAAATGGCGGGGGGCGTCCCGGTTTTTGTGCAGGCCCGGGAGGAAAACGACTTCCAGCCCGAGCTGGCGGATCTGGAAAGAGCAGTCAGCGATCATACCCGCGCCATTATTTTGAATAACCCTTCCAACCCCTGCGGCAATGTCTATAGCCGGCAGGCGCTGGAGGAGATCGCGCAGTTTGCAAAAGCGCACGATCTCTATATCATCTCGGATGAGATTTACGACGAATTGGTCTATGGAAAGCAGGCGCTTTCCATCGCCTCCATTTCCGAAGATGCCAAAGAGCGCACCATCATCATCAACGGAGCCAGCAAGGCCTATGCGATGACGGGCTGGCGCATCGGCTATCTCATCGCGCCGGCGCAGGTCGCCAAGCTCTGCGCCAGCTACCAGGGGCACAGCACGAGCAACGCCTGCTCCATCTCCCAGTATGCGACGCTGGCCGCCATGCGCGGGCCGCAGGAGGATATGGAAAAGATGGTCTCCATCTTTGCCCAGCGGGCACAGCTGATTTACGAGCTTTTGAGCGAGATTCCCGGCGTCTCCTGCCGGATGCCCCGGGGCGCATTCTATATCTTCGTGAATATCGCAGGGCTATACGGCAAGAAATACCATGGGCAAAAAATTTCCGGCTCTGTGCAGTTCTCGGAAGCCCTATTGCAGGAAAAGCTGGTGGCGGTTGTGCCAGGCGTGGCCTTTGGCGCAGACGGCTTCATCCGGCTCTCTTATGCAACCAGCGAAGAAAACATCAAAAAAGGCGTCTCCCGGCTGCGGGAGTTCTGCCAGGAGCTTGAATAG
- a CDS encoding DegV family protein, protein MSEYLLSTSSTTDLPKWYIEQNNLLFFSFSFDMEGKEYRDNFGEDMPVKDFYANLRSGIDSTTSMINRAAFEAGFIPYLEKGVDILHIEFSSALSGSYQNARAAAEELNGKYPGKLTVIDSLCASLGQGLLVDYAVQMKKAGKSLQEVAEWVEANKKNIIHWFTVDDLNHLRRGGRISKASAFFGTMLQIKPVLDVDDAGRLIPHFKVKGRKKSILEMFNRMKEDIKDPDGQTVFISHGDCLEDAEALKAMITEHFKIDNVLINYVGPVIGAHSGPGTLALFYMGKQRYN, encoded by the coding sequence ATGAGCGAATACCTGCTCTCCACCAGCTCGACCACGGATCTGCCAAAGTGGTATATCGAGCAAAACAACCTGCTGTTTTTCTCCTTCTCCTTCGATATGGAGGGCAAGGAATATCGGGATAATTTTGGCGAAGATATGCCTGTGAAGGATTTTTACGCCAATCTGCGCTCAGGCATCGATTCCACAACCTCCATGATCAACCGCGCCGCATTCGAGGCGGGCTTCATCCCCTATCTGGAAAAGGGCGTGGATATTTTGCACATCGAATTCTCTTCTGCGCTTTCGGGCAGCTATCAGAATGCCCGGGCAGCAGCCGAGGAATTGAATGGGAAATACCCCGGCAAGCTGACCGTCATCGATTCGCTCTGCGCTTCTCTGGGGCAGGGATTATTGGTGGATTACGCCGTCCAGATGAAAAAAGCCGGCAAGAGCCTGCAGGAGGTTGCCGAGTGGGTAGAGGCCAATAAGAAGAACATCATCCACTGGTTTACCGTGGACGACCTCAATCATCTGCGCCGGGGCGGGCGCATCTCCAAAGCTTCCGCATTCTTTGGCACCATGCTGCAAATCAAGCCTGTTTTGGATGTGGACGACGCCGGGCGGCTGATTCCGCATTTCAAAGTGAAGGGCAGAAAGAAATCCATCCTCGAGATGTTTAACCGCATGAAGGAGGATATCAAGGATCCCGACGGGCAGACGGTGTTCATCAGCCACGGCGACTGCCTGGAGGATGCCGAAGCCCTGAAGGCGATGATCACGGAGCATTTCAAGATCGACAATGTGCTCATCAACTATGTCGGCCCGGTCATCGGCGCGCATTCCGGCCCGGGGACGCTGGCGCTCTTCTATATGGGCAAGCAGCGCTATAACTAA
- a CDS encoding methylated DNA-protein cysteine methyltransferase: MANEEKKDFNAMLRQNKDMPKIQILKDQASIQKYGGEKMYFAPPMAYDALMRQVPRGALITVGAMREHLAEQAGADLTDPITAGIFVSIAAWASHQRGQDETPYWRTLRANGELNPKYPGGQLAQKEKLEAEGHEVLQKGRKNVKYYVKDYEKALFELE, translated from the coding sequence ATGGCAAATGAGGAGAAAAAGGATTTTAACGCGATGCTGCGCCAAAATAAGGATATGCCAAAAATTCAGATCCTGAAAGACCAGGCATCCATTCAAAAATACGGCGGGGAGAAGATGTACTTTGCGCCGCCTATGGCCTATGATGCGCTGATGAGGCAGGTTCCGCGCGGGGCGCTGATCACCGTGGGCGCCATGCGGGAGCATCTGGCAGAGCAGGCCGGGGCAGATCTTACCGACCCCATCACGGCAGGCATTTTTGTCTCGATTGCGGCCTGGGCCAGCCATCAGCGCGGGCAGGACGAGACGCCCTACTGGCGGACGCTTCGGGCAAACGGAGAGCTCAATCCCAAATACCCCGGCGGCCAGCTGGCCCAGAAGGAGAAGCTGGAGGCCGAAGGGCATGAAGTTCTGCAAAAGGGCAGAAAGAACGTCAAATACTATGTCAAGGATTATGAGAAGGCGCTGTTTGAGCTGGAATAG
- a CDS encoding alpha/beta hydrolase-fold protein, with amino-acid sequence MGENRADLLQLKRLERRPEEKYITVTMPESSYRAFHCMADYPMIGRLERDEQAMGRAEWNKELYPLPAEYRRREGTPRGKIVGRVMEDSAFYPGVKHKYWIYTPAQYDGKTPADLILFLDGQMYFMPVLKERELRGTMSDLLEAIPAEGEIVLPEGTDHVTDLLDNLIADGKIPPAVAVFLAPGYPGPGEPVYGTSKGVTNRSVEYDTVSDWFARFVAEEFLPMALEGYAIAADPMRHSVAGISSSGIASFATAWYANHLFGNVIAASPSFGNIRGGNIWPSVIRTADERKNLRTCMCVGKYDADIIFGDWILANRDVASALNYRGYDFRLIINEMGHSLTFLKYMIPQALAWFYRGEEVSEKHCTVIRPAPLVTEISK; translated from the coding sequence ATGGGAGAAAACAGAGCGGATTTGCTTCAGTTAAAGCGCCTGGAGCGCAGGCCGGAGGAGAAATATATCACGGTTACGATGCCCGAGAGCAGCTACCGCGCGTTTCACTGCATGGCCGACTATCCGATGATAGGGCGGCTGGAGCGGGATGAACAGGCGATGGGGCGCGCGGAATGGAACAAAGAGCTGTACCCGCTTCCGGCAGAATACCGGCGCAGGGAGGGGACGCCCCGCGGGAAGATCGTGGGCCGCGTGATGGAGGATTCTGCCTTTTACCCGGGCGTCAAGCATAAATACTGGATTTATACGCCGGCGCAGTACGATGGAAAAACGCCGGCAGATCTCATCTTGTTCCTGGATGGGCAGATGTATTTTATGCCGGTTTTAAAGGAGCGCGAACTGCGCGGCACCATGAGCGATCTGCTGGAGGCCATCCCGGCAGAGGGAGAGATCGTTCTGCCGGAAGGAACAGATCATGTTACGGATTTGCTGGATAACCTGATCGCAGACGGCAAGATCCCGCCGGCCGTCGCCGTGTTTTTGGCGCCGGGGTATCCGGGGCCTGGGGAGCCCGTCTATGGGACGAGCAAAGGCGTCACCAACCGCAGTGTGGAATACGATACGGTGAGCGACTGGTTTGCCCGCTTTGTGGCAGAGGAATTCCTGCCTATGGCGCTGGAGGGCTATGCCATTGCGGCAGACCCCATGAGGCACAGCGTCGCAGGCATCAGCTCCAGCGGCATCGCGTCGTTTGCAACTGCCTGGTATGCCAACCATCTGTTTGGCAACGTGATCGCGGCCAGCCCCAGCTTTGGCAATATCCGGGGCGGCAATATCTGGCCCTCGGTGATCCGCACCGCGGATGAGCGGAAAAACCTGCGCACCTGCATGTGCGTCGGCAAATACGACGCCGATATCATCTTCGGAGACTGGATTCTGGCAAACCGCGACGTGGCCAGCGCGCTCAATTACCGCGGCTATGATTTTCGGCTGATCATCAACGAGATGGGGCATAGCCTGACTTTCCTGAAATATATGATCCCCCAGGCGCTGGCCTGGTTCTACCGCGGCGAAGAGGTGAGCGAGAAGCACTGCACGGTCATCCGCCCGGCCCCGCTGGTAACGGAGATTTCAAAATAG